AAAACATAATTTTAGTTCTTATCTTTCTTTTGGATATGCATCTATCTTTACATTTGCAGGAGTATTAGGTCTTGGTTCTTCAATAGCACTGTTTAATATTTACGATTTTAATAAACCCTCGTTTCACACATTAATTAACACTTCATCCCAACAAACCCTAATATCCTTGTTTCGTGAACCTATAAAAAATAAAGTGTTTTTGAAGGTCATGATATTCTGCGTGATATGGAATACAATTGTTAATTTTGCAAATCCATTTCTACCTGTTTTTTTGATGAAAAAAATCGGGTACTCTTTATTAATCGTTGTATGCCTCACTGTTATTAACCAATTTTCGAACGTAGTGTCATTTTCATTTTGGAGAAAATTTTCTTTGAGGTATGGCTACCGTCCATTGCTTTATTTTTGTGTTCCTTTATTTTTCAGCACAGTATTCCTATGGTTTTTAGGTGCAGAATTACGTAACCCACAATTACAATGGTATGTGATATTAATTCTTCATATCCTCTCTGGTGCTTCCGTTGCGGGCATTAATCTTTGCCTGACCAATCTTATATTTTTAAGTTCTCCACAAGGGAAAGCCACTGCACATCTCGCATTAAATAGTTCTCTGAACGGACTTGTAGCAGGAATAACCCCTATATTGGCAGGTCTTGTCGCATCCTTCGGAAAAATAACAGACATACCAATGAAACCGACCTTCAATATATTCCAACCAATCGTAATGCTTTTCAATAATCAAATCGAAATTACAGGCTTGGACTTAGTAATGATAATCACAGGTATCATTGGTATTTTCTCTGCAATAGCCATTCGCTACCTTATCCCAAATTATCTTCCAGAATTAGAAGTATCCACTCCAAAAGAATAACGGCATATTCTTTTTTAATTTTCATTTTCCCAAAAAAAGTGAAATGAATTTATCTCTCATTTGTATCGTCTTATATAGATGGAAATATTAAACTCTATAAAAGGAGTGGAGAAATGAAACACGTAAAAAAACTTTCAAACACCGCAATTGACGCTCCAAAACGAGCATCCTCCGCTGAAGCCATGTTCTTTTATTTATACTTTACTGTTATTTCGTTCATGCTTTCTGCTGCATTCGCAGAAAAAGTAGACTAACCACATCTACACTATTTTCAAAGCTTCTACTACTGTATCCATTTGTTCGCCGTGGATTTTGAAATGAACTTCATCAAACCCTGCCTGATTTAAATCATTCTTAATTTCCTCAAATGTATATGTACCTCCACCTTCTGTCCCTACCAACATATTAATTGCAAATAAAGCTCCTGATTTCGGTGTTGTTCTATCTTCAGACATAATATAATCACGTATCCATAAAACACCACCAGATTCCAATGCAGAATAGCATTTCCTAAACAAATCTACATTTTGTTCCCTGCTATTTTGATGTATTACCGCAGATAACCATAAAAAATCATACCCCTTAGGAAGTGGGTCTTTATAAAAATCACCAGTATAAAAATCTATTTTTCCCCTGTACGGTGAATCTTTTAACCGTTCTTTAGCAATCTCAATCACAGGAGGCAAATCAAATATCGTTGCGGTCAATTCTGGATTCATCTCTATAAATGCTTCTGAATAGGTGCCAGTGGCACCACCCACATCCAACATTCGCTTATATGGTATCGGTCCTAATTTTTTCAACAATGATTTCGATGCCCTTACAGCAAGTACATGCATACCCAAAATAAATGCTCTCAATTGATTAGGACTCATTTGTTCAACTGGTTTTATTGTGATACCCTTACCTTTCACTATCTCCGTAAGCTGTGACCAGCGTTGCCATAAATTTGCATAATGTTCCAACATAGGCAACATACATTCCGAGCCGTTCCTACTCAAAAAAGGAACTATCTCTGGCACAGTCTTATATTTTCCTTCTGCCTTCTCCAATAATTTCATAGATACCATCGCATCTAATAAATATTGTGTTGCCCGTTTATCTGATGTCAATATGTGACATACCTGTTGCAAATCCTTTCCCTCTTCGGCTAACAATGTAAACACATCCAATTCCACTCCCGTAAGTAGAACACGAGACTCACGAAAGTTAAAAGCAATTTCAAGCAATTTTGAAAAATCCATTTTCATCTCCTTTGTTATTTTCACGATGTAAAAAAAGAACACAATATAGGGTTTACTTCATTCGCTTTCTGATAATTTACCGTATGAGTACCACCTTCAATAGCATATAACTTTAACCATGGAACACATCGCAATATCTCTTCACTTAGTATATACGGAACAACATCATCACATTTACCCCAAATGAGACATCCCTTCCTCGTTTGCTTTCCAAGCTCCTCATAAATCAAGTATTTTTCATATAAAGGACCATATTTTAATGTTGACAAAATAGCATCCCTATAACCAGCGATGTTCATCTGTTCCTCATACACTTCCCTCATTCTTTTCCTATCCTCCACCGAATCTCCAATTGTCTCTAACACACCTCGTATCAAAGCCTCTTTACCAAAAATTTCATATATTATTTTGCCAATAACTGGCAACGTAATAACTCTTACCCCTACCGACCTCTTAATTAAACCCGCTGGAGCAATTAGCCCTATTCTATCCACCATCTTCGGATACCGAACTGTGAATTCAGCCACTATAGCACCACCCATACTTAATCCTACAAGATGAACTGGTAACGGTAACGATAAATATTCAATAAGTTCTTTTAACTGTGAAATAAACAGGTCTGCATTATATCTTAACTTTGGGCGGGACGATTTCCCTCGACCGTAAAGGTCATATCGCACCACACACAAACCTGCTTTCACCATCTCATCAATATTCTTATCCCAAATACACATCGGAGAAGATAATCCATGAACTAAAACGACAACAGGGAACGTTCCTCCCCCTTTCACCTGATAGCAAGTTTTACCAAAAGAAAGTTCTACAAAATCATAGTCCTTACCTTCCATATCTTTTCCTTAATCAAAGTATTAATCTATATGTATCGTTACATATTAACGGAAGGAAGAAGCACACTGAAATATATGTTCTTCAGTTATAACCCAATCCATCCGTGCATCCCAATTCCAATGAGGGCATAATGGAACAATCTGAAATTGGTAGCATAATCCAATATTAATACATCGCTTATTATTTTTTAAAAATCGGTCAAAGAAACCTTTCCCATGCCCAATACGATAACCACGTCTATCAAAAGCAATCCCTGGAACAATACACAAAGCATCCGAAGCCTGTTCCTCAATTGGCATCCATTGAGACAAAGGTTCAGGAATCCCCCATGTATTAACATTCAATTCTTGCAATTTATTTTCTTCTATTAAATGCCAAACCAAATCTTTACCAACAATCCTTGGAACCCACACTTCTTTTCCGCATCGAAAACATTCCTGAACCAGACCCCATGTCTCTACCTCCCCTTTATTATCTGACAAATAAGTAAAAACTTTCCGACATGAACGAAATAAAGGTAACGAAATCAAGGAGCGGATAATAATTTCACTTTTGAACGTTACAATATTAGTAGGAAGACACTTACGTGCAAACAATATCCTTCTTCTTAATTCTTCCTTATTTAATCTCATTGCTATATTTTAAATTTCTATATCTACAACGTTAATTAAAATTTACTTCAAACCTCGCATCATTAGATGCTTTTATCTTAAATTCAACCTTTCTCTCTTTCGTTTCTGGCGATAGAATTTCTCCAATTCGTGAGGGTAATACATAAAAATATATCTTTATCTGCTCTGGATAGATTTCTTCAATCTTAACTCGTTTCCCTAAATAAAAATACAATTTATTTGGAAATAAAAATGTCCCAGATACAACCCATTCCTCTGCATTTACATTCTCTTTTGTTATCGTACCTGTAAATCCATACGGACCTTTTACCGAATAACCTATCTTGCTTGACATCAATGTTATTTGCACTTCTTCATCAGGTTTGCAAAAACATCCTGAAAAAACAAAAATACTTGCCACAATAATAAAGCAAATACTAATCTTTTGAACATTCTCTTTCATATGTTTCTCCTCAACAATTTTTTTATTAGACAATTATTTTATGAAACCTTACATTTCATATATATGTCTTATATATAGTAAACCACAAACGAATCGCGTGGCAAAATGAAAACAACGAACAACATCAGGAAAGGGCAAAAAAATGAACAAAAAAGGCTTTACATTAATCGAACTCTTAGTCGTCATTGCTATCATCGGCATACTTGCAGCAATTCTTTTACCCGCATTAGCACGTGCACGCGAAGCGGCACGTCGTTCCAGTTGTCAAAATAATCTAAAACAGTGGGGATTAGTCCTAAAAATGTATAGCAACGAAGCAAGAGGTGAACGTTTTCCCCCTGTTCAATTTGGCGCCTACCCTCAAATCAATGGAAACATTGAGGTCCGTGCAGATTTATGTCCGAGCACATTTTTAATCTACCCAGAATATCTTAACGACCCCATGATTGCTTTTTGCCCATCCGACTCTGACTACCGTCAGACCATTACCCGTGCAAAATATCCCGACCGAGATGAATGGTGTGTCAATTATTACACAAACGACACCATTTCCTGTGCCTCCGCTATGGATTCAAGTTATATCTATTTAGGTTTGGTTATGGATCGCGTCAGCGACGAATGGCCACAAGTAGATATTACACCTATGGTAAACGTATTAAATACCTTGGGTGCTGGTCCTGTCTCAGGCTCAGGTAATGCCCCTGCTCAATTAGTATACGGTCTAATGGCGTTAGCAAAACCAGAACTTATCACCGCCGTACAAAACAAAGATAACGCTGGCATTATGCGTGTTATTGATGCTGATATAACAAGCAGTATTCTTGAAGGCTATGGTAATGCAGGAACAAACACCGTTTACCGCCTACGTGAAGGCATTGAACGTTTCCTTATTACAGATATCAACAATCCTGCAGCCAGTTCAAAAGCACAGAGCACCCTACCTATTATGTTCGATAAAATCGCAACTGATGCCTCTAATTTCAACCATATTCCAGGCGGTTCTAACGTCCTTTACCTGGATGGACATGTCGAATTTATCAGGTACCAACCTGTTGGTGGGACTGCTCCAGTTACACAAGCGGTTGCAGTTGTAATAGGTGTTCTCGTATCAGCATTAACATAATTATCAATAAGAAAATAAGCAGTAACGAAATAAAAGCAGGATATATATCATATCCTGCTTTATATTTTTCCAATAGGAAGAAGGATATATATTTCCTGTATTATTTATGAATAATTATAAACAAAGAAAAAAATATATATCCATTCAATTTTATGTTTATACTTATATCCACTTATAAAAGGATTTTACAATGATAAAAAAACCTGTTATTGGTATTACGATGGGAGATATAAATGGCATTGGTCCCGAAATTATCGGCAAAGTCCTTAGAAGAAAAGAACTGTTTGAACTTTGTTTTCCCGTTATTCTCGGGAATATCAACGCATATACATACTACAACAAAAATTTACCTGATCTCAGGGAACCCATTAAAATCTATTCACCAGAAGAAATTTACCGTCATCCAGATAAAATAGGATTCATTGAACTCGAATATGAACAACTACATATACACCCAGGGATTCTCGACCCTATCAACAGTACATCTGCGACAGCATGGATTCATCAAGCAGTCATCTGGGCATTAGAAAAAAAATTGGATGCCATTGTTACATGCCCTATCACAAAAGAAGGTCTGGCAAAAGCTGGAATCCCCTTTGACGGTCATACAACCATGCTTGCAGAATGGACAAATACAAAACACTACCGTATGTCCCTATTTGCTGGGGAAAGAAGAGTAGTACATCACACAGCCCACATGTCATTATTAAATGCTATCCAAAGCCTTAATAAAAACGACCTCATAAAAACTATCGAAATCGCTCATAACGCACTCACAAAAATACATATCCCCGAAATAAAAATAGGCATCGCAGGATTAAACCCTCACGCAGGTGAAAATGGACTTTTTGGAAATGAAGAACTTGAAATTATTACCCCAGCAATAAAAGAATGTAATCAAAACGGAATCCCATGTTATGGACCTTACCCCCCTGATACGATATTTAAACGAATGTTTGACGGTGAATTTAATATGGTCATCGCCATGTATCACGACCAAGGACATATCCCTATGAAACTCATCGCTATGGATGAAGGTGTAAATGTAACATTAGGCTTACCTATAATAAGAACTTCTGTTGACCATGGCACCGCATTCGATATCGCTGGGAAAGGAATAGCCCGCGAACATAGCCTGTATAATGCAATCAAACTCGCTATTGATTTTTCCACATATAAGGAATAGAATCCATGCCCCCCTTAAAAAGAATAACAACAAATAATAGTTACCATTCAGGGCAAATCACTTCCCTTTATTTTGTCCTGCTTTCTATTCCTTTATTATTTATCTGCTTTCCATCACATTCCCAAACGTTTTCAATCCATCCCCGATTCCTTCCTGTGGGACCCAAACCATGGGCAATTGCAGTCTCAGACCTTAATGGTGACGGCATCCCTGACATTGTAACAGCAGACCGAGGCGAAATGAGAAACCCAAGAGAAGAAAAACCTGCAAATGACGAATTATCTATCCTTCTTTCACAGGGAATTCTCAATTACATAAAACTTCATCCTTCCCCTAAAACAGATTTTGCACCCTATGCAATAGCCATAGCGAATATGGACTCCCTGAAATGGCACGACATCGTAGTTTCCAATTTCCTTGCCAAAAAAAATCAAGATATTCAAATCTTTCATAACTTAAAAGAAGAAGGTATATTTACTGTTACCTCTATAAAAATACCCGATGAAAACCTAAAATACACCCAGATAACTGATGGCGATGAACAGCCTTTATTCACAACCCCAGGCTTAACTTCCCTATTAATTACAGATTTGAATAAAGACGGACTTAATGATGTTATTACAACAGGATGGACAAGCGATATTGTCGTGGTACTTACAGGTGACTCAAAAGAAAATCTTATAATATCCCAAATAATACCGTTATCAAAAGGTCCCCGTGCATTAGCAATATCCGACTTAGATAACGATAAATATCCCGATATAGCAGTAACAATGTATAACTCAAACGAAATATGCTTCCTAAAAGGTGATTCCGATTTTAAATTCCACGAATACTCACGTATTCAAACACGTGGTTCCCAACCTAATCACATTGTTCTTGCAGATTTTAACGCCGACGGAAAAACAGATATTGCAGTTACACACAGAAAAATAGACCATCCCCTCGAAATCCTTTATGGCAGTAGCGAAACATTCTCTTTCCCTTTGTCCAATGTTTACTACTTCAACACTTCCAACCCCGAAACGCATTCAGAGCTGATGGATATTATAACGTCTGACTTTAATAATGACCATTGGGACGATTTAGCCCTTGTAGATAGAAAAGGAGAACAATTAATCGTATTAATAAATAAAGGGACTGCCACCAAAAATATCTTCCAACACAACACCTTCACAATTGAAAAATATCCTCTTAAATCAGGTAGACCCCTTGCTCTTGCTTCCACAGATTTCAACCAAGATGGGTATGCAGACATTGTCGTAAGCACTGATGCTAATGAAATTATATTTTTCATAAACAACAAAAAATCCAAGTAATGTTTCCCTCACTATCATACTCTTAAATAAATTATTGCCCACTTTCTTTACGAACCCAAAATTTTTTATTCTTCCATTTTCTTATTGTTCTGTACCAATAATGTTTCCTCTCGGTATCCCATGGCTTTAACCCAAACCGCACATAGTTATACTCATCCAAAAATGCCTGAACATCAGAACAGAGTAAAGGAAGTTTCTTCGGCAACTCTTCCATAATTTCCTCTACAGTCAAATGTGAGACCTTCCAATTATTTCTTTTAAATATTGATTCCATCTTCTTAAACAATTTCATTGCATCTCTTTGGTCTTTAGCCAAAGATACCTTCCTCACCGTCACCTTCTGAATTCTAACCAATCGTTTTAAAATTCCCCAGATAAATTCAATAAAATATATCAACAATAGAAGTATCAATAAAGCAAACACAGAACCTACAGAAGGAACTGGTAATTTTTTCCCTGGATTAATGTAGTCATCAATGTTACGAATAAAACCAACCGACTTAAAACCAAAACTGGGAAGTTGATACCCCTGGTCAAAACCTATAATCCGTTGATACCAAAACATCCGCGTCTGAAGCACCCAACGCGTTAATCGCCGTACCAACTGATTCCGCATAAAATAATTACTATCTGGCATGGGTGAAGGATCAAAAGGAACCCAACCATATTCTGGAAACAGAACCTCTACCCACAAATGTGCCATCCCTTCACGAACCAGATAAGAGCGATTTTCCGAATCCCATTCCCCTCCAACATAACCAGAAACAACTCGGGCGGGTATCCCCAAACTACGGACAGCAAGAGCCATTGCTGACGCAAACAGTTCACAATGACCTCTCCGAATCTGCATAAAAAAAGCATTCATTGGATGTTCGCCTGGTAACGGTGGAATATCCAATGTATACTGAAATTCAGCTCCCGATAACCATCCCTCAATCGCCTTGACTTTCTCATACACCGTCTCTTTACCAGAAACAACACTTTGAATACGTGCCTGCACCTCCGGTGATAAATCATGTTGTGTAAGTAAATCATAGTCCCGTGGCGACATTAATTCTTTATAATTAGAAGAAGCCTCTTTTAATTTATCCCCATCCCATTCAACTAAATCCGAAATCACTGTGTAGACCATTCTACGAACATTATTTGTTGTAACAGTAACTGTATAATCCTTCGTCATATCCCAACCTAACAATACCCGTGAACCAGTATCCTTCGTTCGGAACTCACGAACACGGTCCAAAACAGGAACTCCATCTTCTGGTATCTGGTCCAAATATATCTCCTGAACGACAGGCTTTGATGACAATTCACGAACCTGCTCTAATTTTAACCTTTTCTGGGCACTTCTCTTTTGTTGTTCTATAGACCTTAACAGCGATATAAAAGATACTACCGTTCCAGACATCTCATACGACTCTTCAAGAGGCCAACGACGCCATTGAACACCAAGATATGTAGGTAAACTCGTAATCCGCCAATAAAGTCGATTCTCTGGTATAGGCGGATTTGCACCTGCAGACGGAATATGAACACTCATAACAGGGGTATACGAGATTTCAATAGACTGTCCACCTTTTAATGAGACAGTAGTCGAAATACCTGACCTTGTCACATTTCCGATATCCCGACCAAAAATACCTGCTTCCAATCTCGGCATAAACAAAAAACTCACAACTATTAAAAACCAACCCAATGTAATATTCAACAAAACCACTATAAATATATATGCCCCATAACTCGAAAATTTTATTTTTCCCTGTAAAACACGCTTATTACTTACAACATCTTCCTTTGTATACGTCATCGTTACCAATGGCAACAACACAAATACAAAACATATAAATAAAAGAAGAGAAATACCAACAATAAACTCAGGTGCCTGAACCCCTGCTCCTAATAACAAGAAAAAACTCATTAATATAATGTATAAATATTCCTTTAACCCTTTCTTCCGAACCATCAACGTCAATTGGATAATCGCCGTTAATAACAATACCGTATCTAAAATACCTATCGTCATAATCAATACTGGCAAACTAATACTAACTATCCATAGCGGTATTTGAATATAGGTGGAATAACGCGGAAATCTTTCAACAATCCTCTCCACAAAGAAATTAAGAAATAGAGGGATAATAGGAATGAAAAAAACAATACTCCCATAAGAACGAACTGCTGTCAATGCCAAATATGACGAAGCGACAACAATAGCCACCGCTAACTTTAATGTCATGTTATATCTATTTACTTGCTTTAATAACATCGGGATTTAGAATCCTCATACCAACTATACTTTTACCCC
The genomic region above belongs to Candidatus Hydrogenedens sp. and contains:
- a CDS encoding DUF3488 and transglutaminase-like domain-containing protein, which translates into the protein MLLKQVNRYNMTLKLAVAIVVASSYLALTAVRSYGSIVFFIPIIPLFLNFFVERIVERFPRYSTYIQIPLWIVSISLPVLIMTIGILDTVLLLTAIIQLTLMVRKKGLKEYLYIILMSFFLLLGAGVQAPEFIVGISLLLFICFVFVLLPLVTMTYTKEDVVSNKRVLQGKIKFSSYGAYIFIVVLLNITLGWFLIVVSFLFMPRLEAGIFGRDIGNVTRSGISTTVSLKGGQSIEISYTPVMSVHIPSAGANPPIPENRLYWRITSLPTYLGVQWRRWPLEESYEMSGTVVSFISLLRSIEQQKRSAQKRLKLEQVRELSSKPVVQEIYLDQIPEDGVPVLDRVREFRTKDTGSRVLLGWDMTKDYTVTVTTNNVRRMVYTVISDLVEWDGDKLKEASSNYKELMSPRDYDLLTQHDLSPEVQARIQSVVSGKETVYEKVKAIEGWLSGAEFQYTLDIPPLPGEHPMNAFFMQIRRGHCELFASAMALAVRSLGIPARVVSGYVGGEWDSENRSYLVREGMAHLWVEVLFPEYGWVPFDPSPMPDSNYFMRNQLVRRLTRWVLQTRMFWYQRIIGFDQGYQLPSFGFKSVGFIRNIDDYINPGKKLPVPSVGSVFALLILLLLIYFIEFIWGILKRLVRIQKVTVRKVSLAKDQRDAMKLFKKMESIFKRNNWKVSHLTVEEIMEELPKKLPLLCSDVQAFLDEYNYVRFGLKPWDTERKHYWYRTIRKWKNKKFWVRKESGQ
- a CDS encoding alpha/beta hydrolase, whose translation is MEGKDYDFVELSFGKTCYQVKGGGTFPVVVLVHGLSSPMCIWDKNIDEMVKAGLCVVRYDLYGRGKSSRPKLRYNADLFISQLKELIEYLSLPLPVHLVGLSMGGAIVAEFTVRYPKMVDRIGLIAPAGLIKRSVGVRVITLPVIGKIIYEIFGKEALIRGVLETIGDSVEDRKRMREVYEEQMNIAGYRDAILSTLKYGPLYEKYLIYEELGKQTRKGCLIWGKCDDVVPYILSEEILRCVPWLKLYAIEGGTHTVNYQKANEVNPILCSFFTS
- a CDS encoding FG-GAP-like repeat-containing protein is translated as MPPLKRITTNNSYHSGQITSLYFVLLSIPLLFICFPSHSQTFSIHPRFLPVGPKPWAIAVSDLNGDGIPDIVTADRGEMRNPREEKPANDELSILLSQGILNYIKLHPSPKTDFAPYAIAIANMDSLKWHDIVVSNFLAKKNQDIQIFHNLKEEGIFTVTSIKIPDENLKYTQITDGDEQPLFTTPGLTSLLITDLNKDGLNDVITTGWTSDIVVVLTGDSKENLIISQIIPLSKGPRALAISDLDNDKYPDIAVTMYNSNEICFLKGDSDFKFHEYSRIQTRGSQPNHIVLADFNADGKTDIAVTHRKIDHPLEILYGSSETFSFPLSNVYYFNTSNPETHSELMDIITSDFNNDHWDDLALVDRKGEQLIVLINKGTATKNIFQHNTFTIEKYPLKSGRPLALASTDFNQDGYADIVVSTDANEIIFFINNKKSK
- a CDS encoding DUF1559 domain-containing protein codes for the protein MNKKGFTLIELLVVIAIIGILAAILLPALARAREAARRSSCQNNLKQWGLVLKMYSNEARGERFPPVQFGAYPQINGNIEVRADLCPSTFLIYPEYLNDPMIAFCPSDSDYRQTITRAKYPDRDEWCVNYYTNDTISCASAMDSSYIYLGLVMDRVSDEWPQVDITPMVNVLNTLGAGPVSGSGNAPAQLVYGLMALAKPELITAVQNKDNAGIMRVIDADITSSILEGYGNAGTNTVYRLREGIERFLITDINNPAASSKAQSTLPIMFDKIATDASNFNHIPGGSNVLYLDGHVEFIRYQPVGGTAPVTQAVAVVIGVLVSALT
- a CDS encoding 5-formyltetrahydrofolate cyclo-ligase — protein: MRLNKEELRRRILFARKCLPTNIVTFKSEIIIRSLISLPLFRSCRKVFTYLSDNKGEVETWGLVQECFRCGKEVWVPRIVGKDLVWHLIEENKLQELNVNTWGIPEPLSQWMPIEEQASDALCIVPGIAFDRRGYRIGHGKGFFDRFLKNNKRCINIGLCYQFQIVPLCPHWNWDARMDWVITEEHIFQCASSFR
- a CDS encoding MFS transporter; amino-acid sequence: KHNFSSYLSFGYASIFTFAGVLGLGSSIALFNIYDFNKPSFHTLINTSSQQTLISLFREPIKNKVFLKVMIFCVIWNTIVNFANPFLPVFLMKKIGYSLLIVVCLTVINQFSNVVSFSFWRKFSLRYGYRPLLYFCVPLFFSTVFLWFLGAELRNPQLQWYVILILHILSGASVAGINLCLTNLIFLSSPQGKATAHLALNSSLNGLVAGITPILAGLVASFGKITDIPMKPTFNIFQPIVMLFNNQIEITGLDLVMIITGIIGIFSAIAIRYLIPNYLPELEVSTPKE
- a CDS encoding methyltransferase, with amino-acid sequence MDFSKLLEIAFNFRESRVLLTGVELDVFTLLAEEGKDLQQVCHILTSDKRATQYLLDAMVSMKLLEKAEGKYKTVPEIVPFLSRNGSECMLPMLEHYANLWQRWSQLTEIVKGKGITIKPVEQMSPNQLRAFILGMHVLAVRASKSLLKKLGPIPYKRMLDVGGATGTYSEAFIEMNPELTATIFDLPPVIEIAKERLKDSPYRGKIDFYTGDFYKDPLPKGYDFLWLSAVIHQNSREQNVDLFRKCYSALESGGVLWIRDYIMSEDRTTPKSGALFAINMLVGTEGGGTYTFEEIKNDLNQAGFDEVHFKIHGEQMDTVVEALKIV
- the pdxA gene encoding 4-hydroxythreonine-4-phosphate dehydrogenase PdxA, giving the protein MIKKPVIGITMGDINGIGPEIIGKVLRRKELFELCFPVILGNINAYTYYNKNLPDLREPIKIYSPEEIYRHPDKIGFIELEYEQLHIHPGILDPINSTSATAWIHQAVIWALEKKLDAIVTCPITKEGLAKAGIPFDGHTTMLAEWTNTKHYRMSLFAGERRVVHHTAHMSLLNAIQSLNKNDLIKTIEIAHNALTKIHIPEIKIGIAGLNPHAGENGLFGNEELEIITPAIKECNQNGIPCYGPYPPDTIFKRMFDGEFNMVIAMYHDQGHIPMKLIAMDEGVNVTLGLPIIRTSVDHGTAFDIAGKGIAREHSLYNAIKLAIDFSTYKE